One segment of Brassica napus cultivar Da-Ae chromosome C3, Da-Ae, whole genome shotgun sequence DNA contains the following:
- the LOC106442039 gene encoding uncharacterized protein LOC106442039, translated as MAATEGQQVMALISKRLRTHRKKYNRITEMEESISQGKTLNKEQKETILSKPIVTALIQELEKLRLPPPSAAVSEEIISLPAKKNKKQKARKEIAPEEKDVTSKTDMEDCKVSDEVSKDDISPCSESSQDVTPSPPSTSSGKARRKKKSKKPQTTN; from the exons ATGGCCGCCACAGAAGGACAACAAGTTATGGCTCTCATCAGCAAACGTCTGCGTACTCACCGCAAGAAATACAACCGAATCACTGAGATGGAAGAGTCTATTTCTCAGGGTAAAACACTCAACAAGGAGCAAAAAGAAACCATCCTCTCTAAGCCAATCGTCACCGCCCTAATCCAAGAGCTCGAAAAGCTCCGCCTTCCTCCTCCTTCCGCCGCCGTTTCAGAAGAGATCATCAGCCTCCCTgctaagaaaaacaaaaagcaaaag GCACGTAAGGAGATTGCGCCTGAGGAGAAAGACGTGACTTCCAAGACAGACATGGAGGATTGCAAGGTCTCCGATGAGGTTTCGAAAGACGATATATCTCCTTGTAGTGAAAGCTCTCAGGACGTTACACCATCACCACCTTCTACAAGCAGTGGAAAGGCACGACGTAAAAAGAAGTCTAAGAAACCTCAGACCACGAATTGA